In Vicugna pacos chromosome 1, VicPac4, whole genome shotgun sequence, a single window of DNA contains:
- the CMSS1 gene encoding protein CMSS1 isoform X8, whose translation MMQQETAPVPALSKKTKQPKECFLIKPKETSEDATKTRKRRKKKITDVLAKSEPKPGTPEDLQKLMKDYFSSNRSVIELEELNLPDSCFLKANDLTHSLSSYLKEICPKWVKLRKNHSEKKSVLMLIICGSAIRALELIRSMTAFRGDSKVMKLFAKHIKVQEQVKLLEKRVVHLGVGTPGRIKELIKQGGLNLNPLKFLVFDWNWRDQKLRRMMDIPEIRKEVFELLEMGVFSLCKSESLKLGLF comes from the exons CCTAAAGAATGTTTCTTGATAAAACCAAAGGAAACAAGTGAAGATGCCACCAAaaccaggaagaggagaaag AAGAAAATTACTGATGTTCTTGCAAAATCAGAGCCAAAACCAGGGACACCTGAAGACCTACAGAAGCTGATGAAGGACTATTTTAGCAGTAATCGCTCAGTGATTGAATTAGAAGAACTAAACCTGCCAG ACTCCTGTTTCCTCAAGGCCAATGATTTGACTCACAGTCTTTCATCATACCTAAAAGAAA TCTGCCCTAAGTGGGTGAAACTTCGGAAAAACCACAGCGAGAAGAAATCGGTCCTGATGCTGATTATCTGTGGCTCTGCCATCAGAGCCCTGGAGCTCATTAG GTCAATGACCGCATTCAGAGGAGACAGCAAAGTtatgaaattatttgcaaaacatataaaG GTCCAGGAGCAGGTAAAATTGCTGGAGAAGCGTGTGGTACACCTTGGTGTAGGAACTCCAGGGAGGATTAAAGAACTCATTAAACAAG GTGGCCTTAATTTGAACCCCTTAAAGTTTCTGGTTTTTGACTGGAACTGGAGAGATCAAAAATTGAGGAGGATGATGGACATTCCCGAG ATAAGAAAGGAGGTTTTTGAACTTTTGGAAATGGGAGTCTTCAGTCTATGCAAATCAGAATCTTTGAAGCTGGGCCTTTTCTAA